Proteins from a genomic interval of Sander vitreus isolate 19-12246 chromosome 6, sanVit1, whole genome shotgun sequence:
- the LOC144519149 gene encoding uncharacterized protein LOC144519149 isoform X3, whose translation MADYINSQVTGEMSSLEERENVHSGGSKVYRVVGVSFGLLCIIQSFLNISLRLQQIGFCNKSDQMRDNEMLKDQLRRQQDQIMELQTERKSLIMRLSEMAEPKTQGCPWGWQLYMSSCYFISTVKETWKNAQNYCVAKEAHLVVLNDRGEE comes from the exons ATGGCAGACTACATCAATTCACAAGTAACTGGAGAGATGAGTAGtttggaggagagagaaaatgtcCATTCAG GAGGGTCAAAAGTCTACAGGGTTGTCGGAGTCAGCTTTGGTCTGCTGTGCATCATTCAGTCTTTTCTCAATATTTCTCTTCGGCTCCAACAAA TTGGATTTTGTAACAAGTCCGACCAGATGAGAGATAATGAGATGTTGAAGGACCAGCTCAGGCGACAGCAAGATCAGATAATGGAgcttcaaactgaaagaaaaagccTGATAATGAGGCTTTCTGAAATGG CAGAACCAAAAACCCAAGGCTGTCCCTGGGGATGGCAGCTATACATGTCCAGCTGTTACTTCATTTCTACTGTGAAAGAGACCTGGAAGAATGCCCAGAACTACTGTGTGGCGAAAGAAGCTCATCTTGTGGTTTTAAATGATAGAGGGGAAGAG TGA
- the LOC144519149 gene encoding perlucin-like isoform X1 — translation MADYINSQVTGEMSSLEERENVHSGGSKVYRVVGVSFGLLCIIQSFLNISLRLQQIGFCNKSDQMRDNEMLKDQLRRQQDQIMELQTERKSLIMRLSEMAEPKTQGCPWGWQLYMSSCYFISTVKETWKNAQNYCVAKEAHLVVLNDRGEEDALRAFGSQGAWIGLSSQRNGRLNTFTWVDGSPLTNTDRIQQPVDQRLRCAYADTMNWVLSNCKEQHYWVCEKKRLC, via the exons ATGGCAGACTACATCAATTCACAAGTAACTGGAGAGATGAGTAGtttggaggagagagaaaatgtcCATTCAG GAGGGTCAAAAGTCTACAGGGTTGTCGGAGTCAGCTTTGGTCTGCTGTGCATCATTCAGTCTTTTCTCAATATTTCTCTTCGGCTCCAACAAA TTGGATTTTGTAACAAGTCCGACCAGATGAGAGATAATGAGATGTTGAAGGACCAGCTCAGGCGACAGCAAGATCAGATAATGGAgcttcaaactgaaagaaaaagccTGATAATGAGGCTTTCTGAAATGG CAGAACCAAAAACCCAAGGCTGTCCCTGGGGATGGCAGCTATACATGTCCAGCTGTTACTTCATTTCTACTGTGAAAGAGACCTGGAAGAATGCCCAGAACTACTGTGTGGCGAAAGAAGCTCATCTTGTGGTTTTAAATGATAGAGGGGAAGAG GACGCTCTCCGTGCTTTTGGAAGTCAAGGCGCGTGGATCGGCTTGAGCAGTCAACGAAATGGTCGGTTGAATACATTCACATGGGTGGACGGAAGCCCACTGACTAATAC TGACAGGATTCAGCAGCCAGTTGATCAACGTTTGCGCTGCGCCTATGCCGACACTATGAACTGGGTCCTTTCCAACTGCAAAGAACAACACTACTGGGTGTGTGAGAAGAAACGGCTCTGCTGA
- the LOC144519147 gene encoding E3 ubiquitin/ISG15 ligase TRIM25-like has translation MALQLDKEKLCCSVCLDLLKDPVTIPCGHSYCMSCVKSRWDKEDPKKIYSCPQCKQTFTPRPVLVISSLLADLVKVLKKTRLHVAPADRYYATPGDVACDFCAGRKLKAHKSCLMCRVSYCELHLQPHYESPAFEKHKLVGPSKYLQEKYCSRHDEVMKIFCRNDQQTVCVLCSMDEHKDHDTVSAAVERNEKRRELGVSRQKIQHRIQDREKDVKVLQQEMEAINRSADEAVRASEKIFTELVGLVEKRSSTVTEEIRSQQKMEVSRAKELQEKLEEEIAELRKKDAELEQLTHTDDHIQFLHNYLLLSHLSESTDSPRLNIHPLQYFEDVIAAVSEARDKLQDILFGEGLKISLKVSEVDVLLPQPEPKTRDEFLQYYRQITLDANTVNAGLSLSEENRKATVMREKQLYCSHADRFTDWLQVLSSESLTGRCYWEVERSSGGISVAVAYKDISRTGNESGFGNNDKSWALGCFDISYNFRHDNIRTSLSGPQSSRVGVYLDHKAGTLSFYSVSETMTLLHKVQTTFTQPLYAGLWVYWVGDTAELCELK, from the coding sequence ATGGCGCTGCAGCTAGACAAGGAGAAACTCTgctgttctgtctgtctggatCTACTGAAGGATCCGGTGACTATTCCCTGCGGGCACAGCTACTGCATGAGCTGTGTTAAAAGCCGCTGGGATAAAGAGGATCCGAAGAAAATCTACAGCTGCCCTCAGTGCAAACAGACTTTCACCCCGAGGCCTGTCCTGGTGATAAGTTCCCTGTTGGCTGATTTAGTGAAAGTGCTGAAGAAGACGAGACTTCACGTTGCTCCAGCTGATCGCTACTATGCCACGCCTGGAGATGTCGCTTGTGATTTCTGCGCTGGGCGAAAGCTGAAAGCACACAAGTCCTGCCTGATGTGTCGAGTCTCTTACTGTGAGCTCCACCTTCAGCCTCACTATGAATCCCCTGCCTTTGAAAAACACAAGCTGGTTGGACCCTCCAAATATCTCCAGGAGAAATATTGCTCTCGCCACGACGAAGTGATGAAGATTTTCTGCCGCAACGATCAGCAGACCGTATGTGTTTTGTGCTCCATGGATGAACACAAAGACCACGACACAGTCTCAGCTGCAGTGGAAAGGAATGAGAAGAGGAGGGAGCTCGGGGTGAGTCGGCAAAAAATCCAGCACAGAAtccaggacagagagaaagatgtcAAAGTGCTTCAGCAAGAGATGGAGGCTATCAATCGCTCTGCTGATGAAGCAGTGAGGGCCAGCGAGAAGATTTTCACCGAGCTTGTCGGTCTCGTCGAGAAAAGAAGCTCCACGGTGACGGAAGAAATCAGATCCCAGCAGAAAATGGAAGTTAGCCGGGCCAAAGAGCTTCAGGAgaagctggaggaggagatCGCTGAGCTGAGGAAGAAGGACGCCGAGCTGGAGCAACTCACACACACCGATGACCACATCCAATTTCTACATAATTACCTTTTGCTGTCACATCTAAGTGAATCTACAGACTCACCCAGATTAAATATTCACCCTCTGCAATACTTTGAAGATGTGATAGCGGCTGTGTCAGAGGCCCGAGATAAACTACAAGACATTCTCTTCGGGGAAGGGCTGAAGATCTCGCTAAAAGTGAGTGAGGTAGATGTTTTACTGCCACAACCAGAGCCCAAGACCAGAGATGAGTTCCTACAATATTACCGTCAAATCACACTGGATGCCAACACAGTTAACGCAGGGCTGTCGCTATCTGAAGAGAACCGAAAAGCAACAGTAATGAGAGAAAAGCAATTGTATTGCAGCCACGCAGACAGATTCACTGACTGGCTTCAGGTCCTCAGTAGCGAGAGTCTGACTGGACGTTGCTACTGGGAGGTGGAGAGGAGCAGTGGAGGCATTTCGGTAGCCGTTGCATACAAGGATATAAGCAGAACAGGAAATGAAAGCGGATTTGGTAACAATGACAAGTCTTGGGCATTAGGATGTTTCGACATCAGTTATAATTTCAGACATGATAATATCAGAACTTCCCTCTCAGGCCCtcagtcctccagagtaggaGTGTACCTGGATCACAAGGCAGGGACTCTGTCCTTCTACAGCGTCTCTGAAACCATGACTCTCCTTCACAAAGTCCAgaccacattcactcagccgCTCTATGCTGGACTTTGGGTTTATTGGGTCGGAGACACTGCTGAGTTGTGTGAGCTGAAGTAG
- the LOC144519149 gene encoding perlucin-like isoform X2, whose translation MADYINSQVTGEMSSLEERENVHSGGSKVYRVVGVSFGLLCIIQSFLNISLRLQQIGFCNKSDQMRDNEMLKDQLRRQQDQIMELQTERKSLIMRLSEMEPKTQGCPWGWQLYMSSCYFISTVKETWKNAQNYCVAKEAHLVVLNDRGEEDALRAFGSQGAWIGLSSQRNGRLNTFTWVDGSPLTNTDRIQQPVDQRLRCAYADTMNWVLSNCKEQHYWVCEKKRLC comes from the exons ATGGCAGACTACATCAATTCACAAGTAACTGGAGAGATGAGTAGtttggaggagagagaaaatgtcCATTCAG GAGGGTCAAAAGTCTACAGGGTTGTCGGAGTCAGCTTTGGTCTGCTGTGCATCATTCAGTCTTTTCTCAATATTTCTCTTCGGCTCCAACAAA TTGGATTTTGTAACAAGTCCGACCAGATGAGAGATAATGAGATGTTGAAGGACCAGCTCAGGCGACAGCAAGATCAGATAATGGAgcttcaaactgaaagaaaaagccTGATAATGAGGCTTTCTGAAATGG AACCAAAAACCCAAGGCTGTCCCTGGGGATGGCAGCTATACATGTCCAGCTGTTACTTCATTTCTACTGTGAAAGAGACCTGGAAGAATGCCCAGAACTACTGTGTGGCGAAAGAAGCTCATCTTGTGGTTTTAAATGATAGAGGGGAAGAG GACGCTCTCCGTGCTTTTGGAAGTCAAGGCGCGTGGATCGGCTTGAGCAGTCAACGAAATGGTCGGTTGAATACATTCACATGGGTGGACGGAAGCCCACTGACTAATAC TGACAGGATTCAGCAGCCAGTTGATCAACGTTTGCGCTGCGCCTATGCCGACACTATGAACTGGGTCCTTTCCAACTGCAAAGAACAACACTACTGGGTGTGTGAGAAGAAACGGCTCTGCTGA
- the LOC144519150 gene encoding uncharacterized protein LOC144519150, translating into MTWLTGLTVLLVVTLYALSAQDKVTLDVHYQQKTITPARGSSVKLSCDAYYDFEHCGLLHVVWHHITNQNVELTDPSKYFTTVTETVSHYNMRHRQVVTEILDVTPEDDGQFQCQAGCNKSKETAMGRFIWITVKG; encoded by the exons ATGACTTGGCTTACTGGACTTACGGTGCTGTTGGTGGTGACTTTGTATGCATTGTCTGCTCAGGACAAAG TTACCTTAGATGTCCATTACCAACAGAAAACCATCACTCCTGCCAGAGGCTCATCTGTGAAATTATCCTGCGATGCATATTATGACTTTGAGCACTGCGGTCTGCTTCATGTTGTATGGCATCATATCACTAATCAAAACGTTGAGCTGACTGACCCCAGCAAGTACTTCACCACAGTAACCGAGACAGTTTCTCATTAcaacatgagacacagacaggtcGTGACAGAGATTCTCGACGTGACACCAGAGGACGACGGTCAATTCCAATGCCAGGCTGGATGCAATAAGAGTAAAGAGACGGCAATGGGACGTTTCATCTGGATCACTGTCAAAG GTTGA